The genome window AATTACAATCGAAGCTAAGCCAATCCAACCAGTTCCATATTTGCTACGTACCTCTTCAGTCGAGAACTTTCCAAGCTTGTCATACCCATCTTGACAAAACTTCCACCGTTTATTCTTTCACACACCATATCGATAACGGCTTCCGGTCCCGCCGTCACACCTACCCCACCATTAGGGCAACCCCCTGCAATGACGTTGGAGaaagcccctcctccctcaccatccaTTCTAGAAAGCATGCCTCGctcgacaccaccacaacgctcaccatcaccaccaccaacataCAACGAAAGCGATTCTATCCCCCTGgaatccctctccccaaccgGCCaatccacaacccccaaaccacctATTTCCCCATCTCTACCCCCCCTGAAAATcccctcccaatcccaactccccaccctcctcttcatctccatcctcttcctagcgttcttcccctccctcttccacacCCTCTGgaccctccccttctccttcctcttcccctcccaccacaacACCCCCACAAGCTaccactcccccccctcagcaGTAGCAATGTGGACCCAAAAACagttcaccctcccctcccgctcTCGCGGCTCATACCTCATCAccgacaccatcatcaaggaACTCCCCGAGATCAAAAACTACAAAGTGGGCTTGTTGAACCTGTTTATCCAGCACACCTCCTGCGCGTTGAGTCTGAACGAGAATTGGGACGAGGATGTCAGGGCGGATATGAGTGATGCGTTGGATAAGATTGTGCCGGAGCAAGGGCCGAAGGGGGAGGCGCTTTATAGGCATGATGCTGAGGGTGAGTTTGTTTCTAAGATGGGGACCAAAAAGGGATAGTAGGAGAGCTGACATGTATGGGGGTACCTAACCTAGGACTGGATGACATGCCTGCTCATGTCAAGAGTGCTTTGATTGGGGCTAGTGTTACTATTCCGATCAAGGATGGGAAACTGGTGAGTCTTGACTGGTTGTGGTGAGtggagggaaaggggcgAAATGATGCTAATGAGTTGAAATAGTGCACCGGAACGTGGCAGGGGATCTGGTATCTCGAGTTTAGAGCCGCCAAGCATAGTCGCCGGGTTGTTGCTACGATACAGGGCGAGAAGGCTTGactgggggagaggttgtagattgggagaggttggggttgatcgGGGCTTTTATGAGAGGATGAAGAGTTGTTGATGTTTATAGTAGCAGTATCTACATCAATGACAAGCATAACACCTCTGGTGCCCACCTGTTGTCTGCAAAGTCGTTCACTGAAGAATATGGATGTACGGATACTAGATAGGTGTCTTTAGTTTTTCACTTTGACTTTGCCGCTAGCATCCTGTTTCACAGAAACACACTGTGTATATCACACACCCAGATGCCGGCTGTAAATATCACGTCATGTGTGTTTTGTTCTTAGGTAGCCATGGGACTTGTCTCTTCCTCGTGGCCACGCCAAAC of Podospora pseudopauciseta strain CBS 411.78 chromosome 7 map unlocalized CBS411.78m_7, whole genome shotgun sequence contains these proteins:
- a CDS encoding uncharacterized protein (COG:S; EggNog:ENOG503P1R9) translates to MTLEKAPPPSPSILESMPRSTPPQRSPSPPPTYNESDSIPLESLSPTGQSTTPKPPISPSLPPLKIPSQSQLPTLLFISILFLAFFPSLFHTLWTLPFSFLFPSHHNTPTSYHSPPSAVAMWTQKQFTLPSRSRGSYLITDTIIKELPEIKNYKVGLLNLFIQHTSCALSLNENWDEDVRADMSDALDKIVPEQGPKGEALYRHDAEGLDDMPAHVKSALIGASVTIPIKDGKLCTGTWQGIWYLEFRAAKHSRRVVATIQGEKA